From a region of the Oncorhynchus keta strain PuntledgeMale-10-30-2019 chromosome 13, Oket_V2, whole genome shotgun sequence genome:
- the LOC118392170 gene encoding TOX high mobility group box family member 4-B-like isoform X1 — protein MDLNFYSNLTDGTGPHGDPEFLDPGSFNGYDNKFPEGSNNYLTISGAGHPFLSSSETFHTPSLGDEEFEIPPISLDPDQALIASDVVAHFGELSDRERSGLSTPGNVVVGGDDPSFASTFVNPHPGSQGLDHHLSLGVISQPGGGGAILGSALGMDLGHPVGSQFSSSSPMTIDVPLSDMDHSLLGHNQLITIDQSELSAQLGLSLGGGANLARSQSPDQPLSAAASPAGSLQDDDMDDFRQSVLVESPISLGVISLEPPLSDSPIPSFAPSSSTPPTLVRRGAVAGGGGGKKGKKKKDPNEPQKPVSAYALFFRDTQAAIKGQNPSATFGEVSKIVASMWDSLGEEQKQVYKRKTEAAKKDYLEALEAYRDHQLSQPTIEVLDSSPSPPSPPPVAPLPAPAPRSTRSSVPHLAPEENTITNICTSNIILAGGDLPQVTTRSRTGAQKNPTHTPALALNPPTVTKIIIKQQTSPSGVMVVSSSTVLSTRQPPPLQQMQNTPPPPRLQQMVHAQAPPPLQAKPRGGGAMAPPPLQIKIVPPASDLDSPVIDTAAGGLAALGGATPTSGEVVQSASLVTACSTEAEDGAEGEDGMQVELNVSPGPDVTQTCSPNLCVRAGCTNPAVENKDWDREYCSNKCVATHCRDVFMAWCAIRGQVSTVT, from the exons ATGGACCTGAATTTTTATTCCAATCTAACGGATGGGACTGGGCCACACGGAGATCCAGAATTCCTGGACCCTGGGTCTTTCAATGGATATGACAATAAG ttccCTGAAGGCAGTAATAACTACCTGACCATCAGCGGGGCGGGCCATCCATTCCTCTCATCTTCTGAG ACGTTCCACACCCCCAGTCTGGGAGATGAGGAGTTCGAGATCCCCCCCATCTCCCTGGATCCAGACCAGGCGCTCATCGCGTCCGATGTGGTGGCCCATTTCGGAGAGCTATCGGATAGAGAGCGCAGTGGCTTGTCCACCCCCGGGAACGTTGTGGTCGGGGGAGACGATCCGTCCTTCGCCTCCACCTTTGTGAATCCCCACCCGGGGTCTCAGGGACTGGACCACCACCTGAGTCTGGGGGTCATCAGTCAGCCAGGTGGAGGAGGAGCTATTCTGGGGTCTGCTCTGGGCATG GATCTGGGCCATCCTGTTGGCTCCCAGTTCAGCAGCTCCTCCCCCATGACCATAGACGTCCCGCTGAGTGACATGGACCACAGCCTGTTGGGCCACAACCAGCTGATCACCATCGACCAATCGGAGCTCAGCGCCCAGCTGGGGCTCAGCCTAGGGGGCGGGGCCAACCTGGCGAGGTCGCAGTCACCTGACCAACCACTGTCGGCCGCTGCTTCGCCGGCCGGCTCGCTACAGGACGACGACATGGACGACTTCAGACAG AGTGTGCTGGTGGAGTCCCCTATCTCTCTCGGTGTCATCTCCCTCGAGCCCCCTCTCTCCGACTCCCCCATTCCTTCCTTTGCTCCGTCCTCCAGCACCCCTCCTACCCTCGTCCGGAGAGGGGCAGTGGccggagggggaggagggaagaaaGGGAAGAAAAAGAAAGACCCTAACGAGCCCCAGAAGCCTGTGTCGGCCTACGCTCTGTTCTTCAGGGACACGCAGGCAGCCATTAAGGGCCAGAACCCCAGCGCCACCTTCGGAGAGGTGTCCAAGATAGTGGCCTCCATGTGGGATAGCCTGGGGGAGGAGCAGAAGCAG GTGTACAAGAGGAAGACAGAAGCAGCTAAGAAGGATTATCTCGAGGCTCTGGAAGCCTACAGAGATCATCAGCTTTCTCAG ccGACCATTGAGGTTCTGGACAGTTCCCCGtcgcctccctctcctcctcccgttGCCCCACTCCCCGCCCCTGCTCCCCGTTCCACCCGTTCCTCCGTCCCCCACCTCGCCCCTGAAGAGAACACCATCACCAACATCTGCACCTCCAACATCATCCTAGCAGGTGGAGACCTCCCTCAGGTCACCACCCGCTCCCGTACAGGGGCGCAAAAAAACCCAACTCATACGCCCGCCCTGGCCCTAAACCCCCCCACCGTTACGAAAATCATCATCAAGCAACAGACGTCGCCATCAGGGGTAATGGTGGTGTCAAGTAGTACGGTATTGTCTACTCGGCAGCCGCCACCACTCCAACAGATGCAGAACACCCCTCCTCCGCCTCGTCTCCAGCAGATGGTACATGCCCAGGCCCCACCGCCACTGCAGGCCAAACCAAGAGGCGGGGGTGCCATGGCACCACCCCCTCTGCAGATCAAGATCGTCCCTCCCGCCTCAGATTTGGACTCTCCCGTTATCGACACGGCGGCAGGGGGGTTAGCCGCGTTGGGGGGGGCCACTCCGACCTCGGGGGAGGTGGTACAGTCCGCTTCCTTAGTAACGGCCTGTTCGACGGAAGCCGAGGACGGGgctgaaggagaggatggg aTGCAGGTGGAGTTGAATGTGTCTCCAGGGCCAGATGTGACCCAGACCTGCAGCCCTAACCTGTGTGTCCGAGCCGGCTGCACCAACCCAGCTGTAGAGAACAAGGACTGGGACAGGGAATACTGCAGCAACAAGTGTGTCGCCACACACTGCAG GGATGTGTTCATGGCCTGGTGTGCGATCCGAGGGCAGGTCTCCACTGTCACGTAA
- the LOC118392170 gene encoding TOX high mobility group box family member 4-B-like isoform X2, which yields MEFPEGSNNYLTISGAGHPFLSSSETFHTPSLGDEEFEIPPISLDPDQALIASDVVAHFGELSDRERSGLSTPGNVVVGGDDPSFASTFVNPHPGSQGLDHHLSLGVISQPGGGGAILGSALGMDLGHPVGSQFSSSSPMTIDVPLSDMDHSLLGHNQLITIDQSELSAQLGLSLGGGANLARSQSPDQPLSAAASPAGSLQDDDMDDFRQSVLVESPISLGVISLEPPLSDSPIPSFAPSSSTPPTLVRRGAVAGGGGGKKGKKKKDPNEPQKPVSAYALFFRDTQAAIKGQNPSATFGEVSKIVASMWDSLGEEQKQVYKRKTEAAKKDYLEALEAYRDHQLSQPTIEVLDSSPSPPSPPPVAPLPAPAPRSTRSSVPHLAPEENTITNICTSNIILAGGDLPQVTTRSRTGAQKNPTHTPALALNPPTVTKIIIKQQTSPSGVMVVSSSTVLSTRQPPPLQQMQNTPPPPRLQQMVHAQAPPPLQAKPRGGGAMAPPPLQIKIVPPASDLDSPVIDTAAGGLAALGGATPTSGEVVQSASLVTACSTEAEDGAEGEDGMQVELNVSPGPDVTQTCSPNLCVRAGCTNPAVENKDWDREYCSNKCVATHCRDVFMAWCAIRGQVSTVT from the exons ATGGAG ttccCTGAAGGCAGTAATAACTACCTGACCATCAGCGGGGCGGGCCATCCATTCCTCTCATCTTCTGAG ACGTTCCACACCCCCAGTCTGGGAGATGAGGAGTTCGAGATCCCCCCCATCTCCCTGGATCCAGACCAGGCGCTCATCGCGTCCGATGTGGTGGCCCATTTCGGAGAGCTATCGGATAGAGAGCGCAGTGGCTTGTCCACCCCCGGGAACGTTGTGGTCGGGGGAGACGATCCGTCCTTCGCCTCCACCTTTGTGAATCCCCACCCGGGGTCTCAGGGACTGGACCACCACCTGAGTCTGGGGGTCATCAGTCAGCCAGGTGGAGGAGGAGCTATTCTGGGGTCTGCTCTGGGCATG GATCTGGGCCATCCTGTTGGCTCCCAGTTCAGCAGCTCCTCCCCCATGACCATAGACGTCCCGCTGAGTGACATGGACCACAGCCTGTTGGGCCACAACCAGCTGATCACCATCGACCAATCGGAGCTCAGCGCCCAGCTGGGGCTCAGCCTAGGGGGCGGGGCCAACCTGGCGAGGTCGCAGTCACCTGACCAACCACTGTCGGCCGCTGCTTCGCCGGCCGGCTCGCTACAGGACGACGACATGGACGACTTCAGACAG AGTGTGCTGGTGGAGTCCCCTATCTCTCTCGGTGTCATCTCCCTCGAGCCCCCTCTCTCCGACTCCCCCATTCCTTCCTTTGCTCCGTCCTCCAGCACCCCTCCTACCCTCGTCCGGAGAGGGGCAGTGGccggagggggaggagggaagaaaGGGAAGAAAAAGAAAGACCCTAACGAGCCCCAGAAGCCTGTGTCGGCCTACGCTCTGTTCTTCAGGGACACGCAGGCAGCCATTAAGGGCCAGAACCCCAGCGCCACCTTCGGAGAGGTGTCCAAGATAGTGGCCTCCATGTGGGATAGCCTGGGGGAGGAGCAGAAGCAG GTGTACAAGAGGAAGACAGAAGCAGCTAAGAAGGATTATCTCGAGGCTCTGGAAGCCTACAGAGATCATCAGCTTTCTCAG ccGACCATTGAGGTTCTGGACAGTTCCCCGtcgcctccctctcctcctcccgttGCCCCACTCCCCGCCCCTGCTCCCCGTTCCACCCGTTCCTCCGTCCCCCACCTCGCCCCTGAAGAGAACACCATCACCAACATCTGCACCTCCAACATCATCCTAGCAGGTGGAGACCTCCCTCAGGTCACCACCCGCTCCCGTACAGGGGCGCAAAAAAACCCAACTCATACGCCCGCCCTGGCCCTAAACCCCCCCACCGTTACGAAAATCATCATCAAGCAACAGACGTCGCCATCAGGGGTAATGGTGGTGTCAAGTAGTACGGTATTGTCTACTCGGCAGCCGCCACCACTCCAACAGATGCAGAACACCCCTCCTCCGCCTCGTCTCCAGCAGATGGTACATGCCCAGGCCCCACCGCCACTGCAGGCCAAACCAAGAGGCGGGGGTGCCATGGCACCACCCCCTCTGCAGATCAAGATCGTCCCTCCCGCCTCAGATTTGGACTCTCCCGTTATCGACACGGCGGCAGGGGGGTTAGCCGCGTTGGGGGGGGCCACTCCGACCTCGGGGGAGGTGGTACAGTCCGCTTCCTTAGTAACGGCCTGTTCGACGGAAGCCGAGGACGGGgctgaaggagaggatggg aTGCAGGTGGAGTTGAATGTGTCTCCAGGGCCAGATGTGACCCAGACCTGCAGCCCTAACCTGTGTGTCCGAGCCGGCTGCACCAACCCAGCTGTAGAGAACAAGGACTGGGACAGGGAATACTGCAGCAACAAGTGTGTCGCCACACACTGCAG GGATGTGTTCATGGCCTGGTGTGCGATCCGAGGGCAGGTCTCCACTGTCACGTAA
- the LOC118392171 gene encoding H/ACA ribonucleoprotein complex subunit 3: MFLQFYLNENGERVYTLKKVDLLGQPTSSAHPARFSPDDKFSRHRVTLKKRFGLLLTQQPRPVL; encoded by the exons ATGTTTCTGCAGTTCTACTTGAACGAGAATGGGGAGAGAGTTTACACTCTGAAG AAGGTGGATCTATTGGGCCAGCCCACCAGCTCTGCCCATCCCGCCCGCTTCTCGCCTGACGACAAGTTCTCCCGGCACCGGGTAACCCTGAAGAAACGCTTCGGCCTCCTCCTCACCCAGCAGCCCAGACCAGTTCTGTGA